A part of Melittangium boletus DSM 14713 genomic DNA contains:
- a CDS encoding aldehyde dehydrogenase family protein: protein MTTLTVDNPYTGDTACSVPLADEAAVNTVLDQARAAARAARATPLSERKAWCERMVAAMEARAEDIALDISRMMGKPLAQAKGEIRGMAERARYMISIADSALADVVLPAKAGFERRIVKEPLGVVLDLPAWNYPLLTAVNVVVPAVLAGNSVVVKHSPRSPLCGEHFARAFSEAGAPGHLVQAMHCDHPTSERMVGDARVDHVVFTGSVYGGQRLTHAGSARFRHMGLELGGNDPAYVAPDCDFDKTVENVVDGAIYNAGQSCCAVERVYVHRSLYKRFTEACESLVRAYVMGDPLSDKTTLGPIAQPNHPAELEKLVEDARGKGARVVAGGKRTQVDGKGRFFEATLLTDLDDTMALMRQESFGPLLPIAVVDSDEEALARMNHSDLGLTASVWTKDRDRAARFATQLEFGTVYMNRCDSVDPALPWIGVKNSGRGHSLSALGFDQLTRPKSIHFRLTF, encoded by the coding sequence ATGACCACCCTGACTGTCGACAATCCCTACACTGGAGACACCGCCTGCTCCGTGCCGCTGGCGGACGAGGCGGCCGTCAACACCGTGCTCGATCAGGCCCGAGCCGCCGCCCGGGCCGCGCGCGCGACGCCCCTGTCCGAGCGCAAGGCCTGGTGCGAGCGCATGGTCGCCGCCATGGAAGCACGCGCGGAGGACATCGCGCTCGACATCAGCCGGATGATGGGCAAGCCCCTGGCCCAGGCGAAGGGCGAGATTCGCGGGATGGCCGAGCGCGCCCGGTACATGATCTCCATCGCGGACAGCGCCCTGGCGGACGTGGTGTTGCCCGCCAAGGCGGGCTTCGAGCGGCGGATCGTCAAGGAGCCGCTGGGCGTGGTGTTGGACCTGCCCGCGTGGAACTACCCGCTGCTCACGGCGGTGAACGTGGTGGTGCCGGCGGTGTTGGCGGGCAATTCGGTGGTGGTGAAGCACTCCCCCCGCTCCCCCCTGTGCGGAGAGCACTTCGCGCGCGCGTTCTCCGAGGCCGGAGCCCCCGGGCACCTCGTGCAGGCGATGCACTGCGACCACCCCACGAGCGAGCGCATGGTGGGCGATGCGCGAGTGGATCATGTGGTGTTCACGGGCTCGGTCTACGGAGGCCAGCGGCTCACGCACGCGGGCTCGGCGCGCTTCCGCCACATGGGACTGGAGCTGGGAGGAAACGATCCGGCCTACGTGGCGCCGGACTGTGACTTCGACAAGACGGTGGAGAACGTGGTGGACGGGGCCATCTACAACGCGGGCCAGAGCTGCTGCGCGGTGGAGCGGGTCTACGTGCACCGCTCGCTCTACAAGCGCTTCACCGAGGCGTGCGAGTCCCTGGTGCGCGCCTACGTGATGGGGGATCCCCTGAGCGACAAGACGACGCTCGGGCCCATCGCCCAACCGAACCACCCGGCGGAGCTGGAGAAGCTGGTGGAGGACGCGCGTGGCAAGGGCGCGCGGGTGGTGGCGGGAGGCAAGCGGACGCAGGTGGACGGCAAGGGCCGATTCTTCGAGGCCACGCTGCTCACGGATCTGGACGACACGATGGCGTTGATGCGGCAGGAGTCCTTCGGGCCGCTGCTTCCGATCGCCGTGGTGGACTCGGATGAGGAGGCCCTGGCGAGGATGAACCACTCGGACCTGGGCCTCACCGCGAGCGTCTGGACGAAGGATCGGGATCGCGCCGCCCGGTTCGCCACGCAGCTCGAGTTCGGCACGGTCTACATGAACCGCTGCGACTCGGTGGATCCGGCGCTGCCGTGGATTGGCGTGAAGAACTCGGGACGCGGCCACAGCTTGAGCGCGCTCGGCTTCGACCAGCTCACGCGGCCCAAGTCCATCCACTTCCGGCTGACGTTCTAG
- the tnpA gene encoding IS66 family insertion sequence element accessory protein TnpA, translating to MSEKRQQREKWIEVVEEYEGSGLTQAQFVAQRGVALSTLQSWLRRRRAQRTGGVRLLPVEVVPTASPVRTDREASAPLEVELPSGVRLAVAPGTDVKYVAQLVEALRSC from the coding sequence ATGAGCGAGAAGAGGCAGCAGAGGGAGAAGTGGATTGAGGTGGTGGAGGAGTACGAGGGGAGCGGGCTGACGCAGGCGCAGTTCGTGGCGCAGCGGGGAGTGGCCCTGTCGACGTTGCAGTCGTGGCTGAGGAGGAGGAGAGCCCAGAGGACGGGAGGGGTGAGGCTGCTGCCGGTGGAGGTGGTGCCGACAGCGTCTCCGGTGAGGACGGACCGAGAGGCCAGCGCACCGCTGGAAGTGGAGCTGCCGAGCGGAGTGCGCCTGGCCGTCGCCCCTGGGACGGACGTGAAGTACGTGGCGCAGTTGGTGGAGGCGCTGCGCTCATGCTGA
- the tnpB gene encoding IS66 family insertion sequence element accessory protein TnpB (TnpB, as the term is used for proteins encoded by IS66 family insertion elements, is considered an accessory protein, since TnpC, encoded by a neighboring gene, is a DDE family transposase.), producing the protein MLTLPSSVRILLASQPVDMRKSIDGLMALVRNEWGEDVYSGHLFVFVGRRGDKVKILTWDRGGFVLYYKRLETGRFRLPPVEQASRTVRVDATQLAMLLDGIEVAAVKRPRAWAPAEQPTGKVAA; encoded by the coding sequence ATGCTGACGCTGCCCTCGTCGGTGAGGATTCTGCTGGCGAGCCAACCGGTGGACATGCGCAAGTCCATTGACGGGCTCATGGCGCTGGTGCGTAACGAATGGGGAGAGGACGTCTACAGCGGGCACCTGTTTGTCTTCGTAGGGCGACGCGGGGACAAGGTGAAGATTCTCACCTGGGACCGAGGAGGCTTCGTGCTGTACTACAAGCGCCTGGAGACGGGCCGCTTCCGCCTGCCGCCGGTGGAGCAGGCTTCGCGGACGGTGCGGGTGGACGCCACGCAACTGGCCATGTTGTTGGATGGGATTGAGGTGGCGGCGGTGAAGCGTCCGCGCGCCTGGGCTCCGGCCGAGCAGCCCACCGGGAAAGTCGCGGCGTAG